The DNA region GGTTCCGACGTGACGGCCTTCGGTCGGAGCCTGCGGGAAGCGCTCGCGCGCGCACGTTGACGCGGGCAACAGACCCCGGCCCGACTTCACCGGTTATCCGGCGAACACACCGCACCGCCACGACCGGCACCTGGCTGTGCCTGTCTGACTCCCGCGACACAATGAATGCGTGACCCATCCGATCCTGCTATCCGCCTACGTGGCGAAGCGTTGCGCCCGCCGCGCCCACAACGACTATGACCCAACCCTGACGAGCGTGGAACGCGTCGATCCAGGTGCGTCCACCATGCAGCGCATCGAGGCTGGCGTTGAATTCGAAGGCCGGGTGCGTGACCTGCTGCGACAGACTCTCGGTGAGGCGTGCGTTGACTTGACCGATGTGGCCTGGGGGCAGCGTTCGAGAGCGACAGCGGTCGCGGTGGCGGCAGGAGTGCCGGTCATTCTGGGCGGCGCGATTCCCGACGATCTGGTCGGCCGGCGTCGCGGTCTTCCCGACGTCCTCTTCCGAGGTCCCGATCGGGCAGACGGATCCTCTGGCTACCTACCCGGCGACATCAAGCATCACCGAGTCCTCACAGCCTCAGAGCACGGCCGCGTCGCCTGCACGGCCGCAGCCAACCCGCTGCCCGCGGCAGTCCGCACCGTCGATGGCATCGTGGCCCGAACGAATTACCAATTCGATGACCTCGCGCAGTTGGCCCACTACTACCGGATGTTGCAGGCGGCCGACTGGGTTGCCTCGGGCCCGGCACTGGCCGCAGTGATCGGCGCCGACGCCGCAATCGATGACACCGCCGCAAATCCCGAGGCCTTCGCGATCTGGCGCGACTTGGACGAGCCGCTGTTCCGAACGTATTCCCGCACCGAGGGAACCCAGCTACGTTCTGCACTCCAGCGCTACGACCACGAGTTCACCTTTCGATTGGCAGTGGTCGACGTGGCGGCACAGGCCGCCGACAGTCCGGCACCGACCCCGCTGGTACGGCCAGTCATCATCAAGGAATGCGAAAGTTGCCCCTGGTATGACTACTGCTTGGCCGAGGTTGGACCGGACGATGCCAGTGCCAACACCTTGATCTACCGCCTCGATACCCGGGAGTGGCTGGCGCTCGATCGGATCGGCGTCAGAACCATCGACGACCTCGCGCGCCTGACACTG from Candidatus Nanopelagicales bacterium includes:
- a CDS encoding TM0106 family RecB-like putative nuclease, with the protein product MTHPILLSAYVAKRCARRAHNDYDPTLTSVERVDPGASTMQRIEAGVEFEGRVRDLLRQTLGEACVDLTDVAWGQRSRATAVAVAAGVPVILGGAIPDDLVGRRRGLPDVLFRGPDRADGSSGYLPGDIKHHRVLTASEHGRVACTAAANPLPAAVRTVDGIVARTNYQFDDLAQLAHYYRMLQAADWVASGPALAAVIGADAAIDDTAANPEAFAIWRDLDEPLFRTYSRTEGTQLRSALQRYDHEFTFRLAVVDVAAQAADSPAPTPLVRPVIIKECESCPWYDYCLAEVGPDDASANTLIYRLDTREWLALDRIGVRTIDDLARLTLDDARLDSYWPEVTHQNRAENRLNGAIERARLRVAGQWFGRTTTGRIDVPRADVEVDFDIEWDTDMGIYLWGFLVNDRVAQSADQNQPCDWGPMTSEARIAIAKIAIDYLMELAQRSEAKGKSLLIYHYSSVEISNVRALIDQMDSPELPTVEEWIEFTDRYFCDLLPIVKQNFIGVAGHGLKVIATKGAGFQWRDDDPGGLQSQDWLVDARGDEPVIAADARRRLCEYNHDDVEATAAVRNWLSSLQ